A window of the Sporosarcina sp. FSL K6-2383 genome harbors these coding sequences:
- a CDS encoding DUF4064 domain-containing protein: MKRTAEKSLSIISAVLSIIGIIISIGLVALFNFMKADPLFWSDLEQELLLDPTVKPGDIEILNVFFDVFGGTLWFIIIALIISLILTIVGIVNIWNNKNPKLAGILFIISGVLAGFISIPSILLYIAGILCFTRKPPLTDKTQFADDSYDGTMRPL, translated from the coding sequence GTGAAGCGAACAGCAGAAAAATCCTTATCCATTATAAGTGCCGTATTATCAATAATAGGGATCATTATAAGTATTGGTTTGGTGGCTTTATTTAATTTTATGAAAGCAGATCCACTGTTCTGGAGTGATTTAGAACAGGAGCTACTTTTAGATCCAACAGTAAAGCCCGGGGACATCGAAATCTTGAATGTATTTTTTGATGTCTTTGGAGGTACCTTATGGTTTATCATCATTGCTCTTATCATTAGTTTGATATTGACGATTGTCGGCATAGTGAACATTTGGAATAATAAAAATCCAAAGCTTGCTGGAATATTGTTTATTATCTCGGGGGTGTTGGCTGGATTCATTTCGATACCATCGATACTTCTTTATATCGCTGGTATTCTATGTTTTACAAGAAAACCACCATTAACAGATAAAACGCAGTTTGCAGACGATTCATATGATGGAACGATGAGACCACTGTAA
- a CDS encoding DUF1002 domain-containing protein has protein sequence MAVVLATGLLAPGFAHADDPAIDEKLGVPIVVYGANLSEAEKESVKLSLGVAKEAEVEEIMVDGSDLVKYIKDGDSKARMYSSAKITRRDAGKGLVISIVTEDNITQVTPDMYANAMLTAGIEDAIVEVASPKKVTGHSALVGIYKAYEVSGETLDTERTDVANDELNLATKFAQEVGVDSDKVSELLTEIKKQIAEQNPATKEEVEKIVSEQLKKLNIELSAADRQLLIDLMDRISKLDIDFSKLSEQLDDMASKIKDKLGEIDPGFWDAVKNFFTSIFDSIQSWFK, from the coding sequence ATGGCGGTTGTACTAGCAACTGGTCTATTAGCACCTGGATTTGCCCATGCAGACGACCCGGCCATTGATGAAAAGCTAGGTGTGCCAATTGTTGTTTACGGCGCTAATCTATCTGAGGCTGAAAAGGAAAGTGTAAAGTTAAGTTTAGGTGTTGCTAAAGAGGCTGAAGTAGAAGAGATTATGGTCGACGGCAGTGATCTTGTAAAATATATTAAAGATGGCGACAGTAAAGCAAGGATGTATTCATCAGCTAAAATTACAAGACGAGATGCGGGTAAAGGACTTGTGATTTCGATTGTGACAGAAGATAATATTACACAAGTGACGCCGGATATGTATGCGAATGCAATGCTGACGGCTGGAATTGAGGATGCGATTGTAGAGGTTGCATCACCAAAAAAAGTGACGGGGCATTCCGCGCTAGTTGGGATTTATAAAGCCTATGAAGTGTCAGGTGAAACGCTCGACACAGAACGAACAGATGTCGCAAATGATGAATTGAATTTGGCGACAAAATTTGCGCAAGAAGTGGGCGTTGACAGTGACAAAGTATCCGAGCTGTTGACGGAAATAAAAAAACAAATTGCAGAGCAAAATCCTGCAACGAAAGAAGAAGTTGAGAAAATCGTTTCTGAGCAACTCAAGAAATTAAATATCGAGTTAAGCGCAGCTGATCGCCAACTACTCATTGATCTGATGGATCGAATTAGTAAATTGGACATCGATTTCAGTAAGCTATCTGAACAACTAGACGATATGGCATCGAAAATTAAAGATAAGCTTGGTGAAATTGACCCAGGTTTTTGGGATGCAGTGAAAAATTTCTTTACGAGTATTTTTGACTCCATTCAATCATGGTTTAAGTAA
- a CDS encoding metalloregulator ArsR/SmtB family transcription factor, whose translation MTKEICEVTVVHEEVVERVQQALPDMGAAVQLFKALADETRLKIAYSLTLEEEMCVCDVAAVIGSSVATASHHLRYLRENALAKSQRKGKMVYYALADDHIHQLVKVAYEHTTEGDNHDGG comes from the coding sequence ATGACAAAGGAAATATGTGAAGTGACGGTCGTTCATGAAGAAGTGGTAGAACGAGTACAACAAGCCTTGCCTGATATGGGGGCAGCTGTTCAACTATTTAAAGCACTTGCGGATGAAACCAGATTAAAAATTGCCTACTCACTAACATTAGAAGAAGAAATGTGCGTCTGTGATGTCGCAGCAGTCATTGGTTCTTCCGTTGCCACTGCCTCACATCATTTACGTTACTTGCGAGAAAATGCGCTTGCAAAATCACAGCGTAAAGGAAAAATGGTCTATTATGCACTCGCTGATGACCATATTCATCAGCTTGTGAAAGTGGCATACGAACATACGACGGAAGGTGATAACCATGACGGTGGCTGA
- a CDS encoding GNAT family N-acetyltransferase — translation MIRLMTAKDSAHVQHIARITWHETYRGLIPEDIQTKFIDRSYSNAMMLKRMEKSTVLIAECEGMPIGFANFTRKDEDGDSELTAMYILPSHQSIGYGEKLLKYALSMLSDAQQFFVYVDRRNTNGRAFYEKHGFELLDVFEEYFEGHLVETAQYVYYIHNPVLI, via the coding sequence ATGATCCGACTGATGACAGCCAAGGATAGTGCGCATGTTCAACATATTGCTCGTATAACTTGGCACGAAACATATAGAGGTCTTATTCCCGAAGATATTCAGACAAAATTTATCGATCGTTCTTATTCAAATGCTATGATGCTAAAACGTATGGAAAAGTCTACTGTACTAATTGCAGAGTGTGAGGGAATGCCTATTGGTTTTGCCAACTTCACTAGAAAAGATGAAGATGGTGATTCTGAATTGACTGCGATGTATATCCTACCTTCACATCAGTCTATTGGCTATGGGGAAAAGTTACTTAAATACGCATTGTCCATGTTAAGTGACGCACAACAGTTTTTCGTCTATGTCGATAGACGCAATACCAATGGACGTGCTTTTTATGAAAAGCACGGCTTTGAGCTACTCGATGTATTTGAAGAATATTTTGAAGGCCATCTCGTTGAAACAGCACAATATGTCTATTATATTCACAATCCTGTACTTATATGA
- a CDS encoding GNAT family N-acetyltransferase: MRLQEWTMEEQEQLIHFMTTNSWPFHGNSDPGRELIEKAIEEGGYESDEVKTFWVENDKMDKVGIVKIYDLQDEIPLFDLRIADMSRGYGYGPKALRLVAEYVFGLQGKKIRLEGHTRQDNLAMRKTFERAGFVKEAHLRHAWFSPKENSYYDAVTYGITREDFIAGTTTPVVWEDGEKATTLPRIPDFTESFESERLIIRAPRIGDALDVWNAKQNSLPALREWMVWAQEEPELNETEENLRKAVADFITRQDLRFHLYSKETGEFIGASGLHRIDWSIPKFEIGYWLATEFEGNGYITEAVKRIEQFAFEQLGARRIEIRCDEENVKSRSVAERAGFILEGILQQDSLSPDGNVLRNTCIYAKID, translated from the coding sequence ATGCGATTACAAGAGTGGACAATGGAAGAGCAGGAGCAGCTTATCCATTTTATGACGACGAACTCATGGCCTTTTCACGGGAATTCCGATCCGGGGCGTGAGCTCATTGAAAAGGCAATTGAAGAGGGCGGCTATGAGTCGGATGAAGTGAAGACATTCTGGGTGGAAAATGACAAAATGGATAAAGTGGGTATCGTGAAAATTTATGATTTGCAAGATGAAATCCCATTATTTGATCTGCGTATTGCAGATATGTCGAGAGGATACGGCTATGGTCCGAAAGCGCTTCGCCTTGTCGCAGAATATGTCTTTGGCTTACAAGGGAAGAAGATCCGCTTAGAAGGTCATACAAGGCAGGATAATCTTGCGATGCGTAAAACATTTGAACGTGCTGGCTTTGTCAAAGAAGCACATTTGCGTCATGCATGGTTTTCGCCAAAAGAGAATTCTTATTATGATGCGGTGACTTATGGGATTACACGGGAAGACTTTATAGCAGGGACGACAACGCCTGTTGTTTGGGAAGATGGTGAAAAGGCGACGACATTGCCGAGAATTCCAGATTTCACAGAGTCATTTGAATCGGAACGCTTAATTATTCGAGCACCTAGAATTGGTGATGCCTTGGATGTTTGGAACGCGAAGCAGAACTCATTACCTGCATTACGTGAGTGGATGGTGTGGGCGCAAGAGGAACCCGAGTTGAATGAGACAGAAGAGAATTTACGCAAAGCAGTTGCTGATTTCATTACGCGTCAAGATTTACGATTCCATCTTTATAGTAAAGAGACTGGGGAATTCATTGGCGCATCAGGACTCCATAGAATCGATTGGTCCATTCCGAAATTCGAAATTGGTTATTGGCTTGCGACAGAATTTGAAGGCAACGGTTATATAACGGAAGCCGTTAAACGAATTGAGCAGTTTGCCTTTGAGCAACTAGGAGCACGCAGGATAGAAATTCGATGTGATGAAGAAAACGTGAAAAGCCGCAGTGTTGCAGAACGTGCAGGCTTCATCTTAGAAGGGATTTTGCAACAAGATTCCTTATCACCTGATGGTAATGTTTTACGAAATACATGTATCTATGCGAAAATAGACTAA
- the mntR gene encoding transcriptional regulator MntR — MATPGMEDYLEQIYLHIEAKGAARVSDIAESLAVLPSSVTKMAQRLDREGYIVYERYKGLELTNKGLVFGKKLVRRHELLEQFLRIIGVDEENIYGDVEGIEHHLSWNAMDRITDLVEAMGQDKEFVRKLRVMDHKEEVDQ; from the coding sequence TTGGCAACACCAGGTATGGAAGATTATCTTGAACAGATTTATTTGCATATCGAAGCGAAGGGCGCAGCGCGTGTATCGGATATTGCGGAATCACTTGCGGTTCTTCCTTCATCCGTCACAAAAATGGCACAGCGACTCGATCGCGAGGGATACATCGTCTACGAGCGCTATAAGGGGCTCGAGTTAACGAATAAAGGTTTAGTATTCGGAAAGAAGCTTGTGAGGCGTCATGAGCTTCTTGAGCAGTTTCTCCGCATCATCGGGGTAGATGAGGAGAATATTTATGGTGATGTGGAAGGAATTGAACATCATCTTAGCTGGAATGCGATGGATCGCATAACGGATCTCGTTGAAGCAATGGGGCAAGACAAAGAGTTTGTTAGAAAATTACGCGTAATGGATCATAAGGAAGAGGTAGATCAATAA
- a CDS encoding P1 family peptidase has protein sequence MIHGKWNSITDVPGVKVGHVTLNEQLPNDDYACTGVTAILPHSGNIFEQKVPSASFVLNGFGKTAGLIQIEELGVMESPIMLTNTFSVGAVLEGTLAYILEENRSIGDSTSSLNIVVGECNDSYLNSMRLMKVKPHHAIEAIQNADVGPFAQGAVGAGKGMICFGMKGGIGSSSRIVQCDEKNYTIGVLTLTNFGKSGECNIADWLGRTVNIPPQSEANNSKPDGSVIIVVATDAPVNERQLKRLAKRAAIGLGRTGTHIHNGSGDIIIAFSNAFTIPHTSEGMTVAYELLRDDHPVMNDLFQGVIEATEEAVYQSMIHAETTNGRQGRTVEKWSL, from the coding sequence ATGATTCACGGGAAATGGAATAGCATTACAGATGTACCAGGCGTAAAGGTAGGACATGTAACACTTAACGAACAATTGCCTAATGATGATTATGCCTGCACGGGCGTCACTGCGATTTTGCCGCATAGCGGAAATATATTTGAACAAAAAGTACCGTCTGCAAGTTTTGTATTAAACGGCTTCGGCAAAACTGCTGGGCTAATTCAAATCGAAGAGCTCGGTGTAATGGAATCCCCTATTATGCTAACGAATACGTTTAGCGTCGGAGCAGTGTTAGAAGGTACGTTAGCCTATATTCTCGAAGAAAATCGCTCGATTGGCGACTCGACTAGTTCGTTGAATATCGTTGTCGGGGAATGCAATGATAGTTACTTGAATTCCATGCGGTTGATGAAAGTGAAACCTCATCACGCTATCGAGGCAATTCAAAATGCTGATGTTGGACCGTTTGCGCAAGGGGCAGTCGGGGCTGGTAAAGGAATGATTTGTTTTGGGATGAAAGGCGGCATTGGTTCATCTTCAAGAATTGTCCAATGTGATGAGAAAAATTATACAATCGGTGTGTTGACACTGACGAATTTCGGCAAGTCTGGGGAGTGCAACATCGCGGACTGGCTTGGACGAACCGTAAATATTCCTCCACAATCCGAAGCAAATAACAGCAAGCCAGACGGCTCGGTTATCATTGTTGTGGCAACAGATGCTCCCGTCAATGAACGACAGCTAAAACGTTTGGCCAAACGGGCAGCCATTGGACTCGGTCGAACAGGGACTCATATCCATAACGGTAGCGGAGATATTATCATTGCCTTTTCAAATGCTTTCACAATTCCTCATACTAGTGAAGGAATGACAGTCGCATACGAGTTATTGCGGGACGATCATCCCGTCATGAATGATTTGTTTCAAGGGGTTATCGAAGCAACAGAAGAAGCCGTCTATCAATCGATGATCCATGCGGAAACAACAAATGGACGGCAAGGACGAACTGTGGAGAAGTGGTCTCTTTAA
- a CDS encoding universal stress protein: protein MYKKILVAVDGSANSTRAAEHAAYLASLSPGAVVNVLYILDYDRTRSDVLQNAGSDDLHIDRKKQLAPIKDAFEQRKVTYELVIKHGEPGPTIVIFANSNDFDLVIVGSRGLNSFQEMVLGSVSHKVAKRVTAPVLIVK, encoded by the coding sequence ATGTATAAAAAAATACTTGTCGCAGTTGATGGCTCAGCAAACTCTACACGTGCAGCTGAGCACGCCGCCTACCTTGCCTCTCTCAGTCCAGGGGCGGTTGTTAACGTTCTGTACATTCTTGACTATGACCGAACGCGGTCCGACGTTCTCCAAAATGCTGGAAGCGATGATCTTCATATTGATCGTAAGAAGCAACTTGCTCCGATTAAAGACGCGTTCGAACAGCGTAAAGTCACCTATGAACTTGTTATTAAACACGGAGAGCCTGGTCCAACAATTGTTATTTTCGCCAATAGCAATGACTTCGATCTTGTCATCGTTGGTAGTCGCGGTCTAAATTCATTTCAAGAAATGGTGCTTGGAAGCGTTAGCCATAAAGTTGCCAAACGTGTGACGGCGCCGGTATTGATTGTTAAATAG
- a CDS encoding lmo0937 family membrane protein, with protein sequence MGRIIWFIISVLFVFWLLGLVFKIGGGLIHILLVIAGIIFIFQLITGKRSL encoded by the coding sequence ATGGGACGTATTATTTGGTTCATTATTTCAGTACTTTTCGTGTTTTGGTTATTGGGACTTGTGTTCAAAATTGGAGGAGGGTTAATCCATATCCTCCTTGTTATAGCAGGTATCATCTTTATCTTCCAACTCATTACTGGAAAACGATCGTTGTAA
- a CDS encoding GNAT family N-acetyltransferase: protein MEFEFEFVELGGDAFAFRQEKEGELLAEITWTLLGDVMVMDHTFVSPVLRGQGVAKLLLDRAADYARSNELKMEPVCSYVVSAFERYKDYDDVKV, encoded by the coding sequence ATGGAATTTGAATTTGAATTTGTAGAATTAGGTGGAGATGCTTTTGCATTCCGCCAAGAAAAAGAAGGCGAGCTACTCGCTGAAATTACGTGGACACTGCTCGGGGATGTTATGGTGATGGACCACACATTTGTGTCGCCTGTTCTTCGAGGTCAAGGTGTCGCGAAATTGCTGCTAGACCGTGCCGCTGACTATGCACGCAGTAACGAATTGAAAATGGAGCCTGTGTGCTCCTATGTAGTTTCCGCGTTCGAACGATATAAAGACTATGACGATGTCAAAGTATAA
- a CDS encoding S1-like domain-containing RNA-binding protein: MEELKSGYTADLDVRERDGSRWVLDGNGDDIMMNASDANDTIQEGDTVRVFLYTNRRGELTATMQMPLMTAGTYGWARVIRVDDKEGVYVDIGSSFEVLVNRADMPRVRSLWPKVDDALYMTLRMDLGGNIFGRLATEERVLEQINEAPSTSLNMNVKARAYRLLPVGSFMLSIPDNHRIFIHNTEQASEPRIGQEVDVRIIAVHEDGTLNGSMLPRKEERLGDDAEIILRYLDEIGGRMPFTDKSSPDEIKEMFSISKASFKRALGKLMKEGRIEQSDGWTTLK, encoded by the coding sequence ATGGAAGAACTTAAATCGGGCTACACTGCCGACTTGGATGTAAGAGAACGGGATGGCTCGCGCTGGGTCTTGGATGGCAATGGTGACGATATTATGATGAACGCATCTGATGCAAATGACACGATTCAAGAAGGGGATACAGTTCGCGTATTCTTGTATACAAATCGTCGGGGTGAACTGACGGCGACGATGCAAATGCCGCTAATGACAGCCGGAACATATGGCTGGGCGCGTGTTATTCGTGTGGATGATAAAGAAGGTGTGTATGTTGACATCGGTTCTTCCTTTGAAGTACTCGTCAATCGAGCGGATATGCCTAGAGTGCGTTCACTGTGGCCAAAGGTAGACGATGCATTATATATGACGCTGCGCATGGATTTGGGCGGCAATATCTTCGGTCGACTTGCAACGGAGGAGCGCGTGCTAGAACAAATTAACGAAGCGCCATCAACTTCTTTAAATATGAATGTTAAAGCAAGAGCCTATCGCTTATTACCAGTCGGTTCGTTCATGCTGAGTATCCCTGACAATCACCGCATTTTTATTCATAACACAGAGCAAGCAAGCGAACCACGCATCGGGCAAGAAGTGGACGTGCGTATCATTGCTGTACATGAGGATGGGACGTTGAATGGTTCTATGCTACCAAGGAAAGAAGAGCGTTTAGGCGATGATGCTGAAATTATCTTACGCTATTTGGATGAAATTGGAGGGCGGATGCCGTTCACTGACAAATCTTCGCCGGATGAAATTAAGGAAATGTTCTCCATCAGTAAAGCATCGTTCAAACGCGCTCTTGGGAAGCTGATGAAAGAAGGAAGAATCGAACAAAGCGATGGATGGACAACGTTGAAATGA
- a CDS encoding heavy metal translocating P-type ATPase: MTVAEKTEYRLENLTCASCAMKFENNVKKLPTVEEAQVNFGASKLSFSGSATIEDIEAAGAFDGIKVVPLQTKRVEAKIPFLKRKENIVTILSLLFLIAGMIVSFRYAETHSAAITLFAVAIVIGGTGIFETGLKNLIRFEFDMKTLMTIAIIGAAIIGEWREGAVVVFLFAVSEALEAYSMNKARQSIRLLMDIAPPTAIVKRGSEQLELATEDIVIGDILLVKPGQKIAMDGQVLSGSSTVNQAAITGESVPVHKTATDEVFAGTLNEEGALEVTVTKLVGDTTIAKIIHLVEEAQAEKAPSLKFVDKFAKYYTPAIVVLAILIAIVPPMFGGDWNTWIYQGLAVLVVGCPCALVVSTPVAIVTAIGNAARQGVLIKGGVHLEETGRLDAIAFDKTGTLTKGYPEVTDFIVNEGVAKEQLLSAIAAVESMSQHPLAKAVVDYARDNGAENVVVTNFQSVTGKGAYAEIDGMKIAIGSLGWAQELSTLPESILQQAASLQREGKSVMAIVKGSAFSGLLAVADPIRAESQAVLKQLKAIGIRHTVMLTGDHQTTAQAIADKLDVEDVRAELMPEDKLTAVKQLSEQYGRVAMVGDGVNDAPALAAASIGIAMGGAGTDAALETADIALMADDLEKLPYTVKLSRKTLRIIKENIMFALGLKIVALLLIIPGWLTLWIAIFADMGATLLVVLNSLRLLRIHK, encoded by the coding sequence ATGACGGTGGCTGAAAAAACAGAGTATCGACTTGAGAACCTGACATGTGCGAGCTGTGCGATGAAATTTGAGAATAACGTAAAAAAACTTCCTACTGTTGAAGAGGCACAGGTGAATTTTGGTGCTTCGAAATTATCATTTAGCGGTAGTGCGACCATTGAAGATATAGAAGCAGCGGGAGCTTTTGATGGTATTAAAGTAGTCCCCCTTCAAACGAAGCGAGTCGAGGCTAAAATTCCATTCTTGAAGCGCAAAGAAAACATCGTAACGATCTTATCTTTGCTATTTTTAATCGCGGGCATGATTGTGTCATTCCGTTATGCTGAGACACATTCAGCAGCCATTACCCTTTTTGCTGTCGCTATCGTCATTGGTGGGACTGGCATATTTGAAACGGGCCTTAAAAATCTTATCCGTTTTGAATTTGATATGAAAACACTTATGACAATTGCGATTATTGGAGCAGCTATCATCGGCGAATGGCGCGAAGGTGCCGTTGTTGTTTTCCTCTTTGCGGTGAGTGAGGCACTGGAAGCCTATTCGATGAATAAAGCCCGTCAGTCCATCCGCTTACTGATGGATATCGCACCACCTACAGCTATCGTGAAACGAGGCAGCGAACAGCTAGAGCTGGCAACAGAAGATATTGTCATTGGCGATATTTTGTTAGTGAAGCCAGGTCAAAAAATTGCGATGGACGGTCAAGTGTTGTCAGGATCTTCTACGGTCAATCAAGCAGCCATTACAGGTGAGTCAGTGCCTGTTCACAAAACGGCTACTGATGAAGTGTTTGCAGGTACGCTCAATGAAGAAGGTGCACTAGAAGTAACGGTTACGAAGCTGGTTGGCGATACAACGATTGCGAAAATTATTCATCTCGTTGAAGAAGCGCAAGCAGAAAAAGCACCGTCACTGAAATTTGTCGACAAGTTTGCGAAATATTATACACCTGCGATTGTTGTGTTGGCGATTCTTATCGCTATCGTTCCTCCGATGTTTGGCGGCGATTGGAATACATGGATCTATCAAGGACTCGCGGTACTTGTTGTCGGCTGTCCTTGTGCACTCGTCGTGTCTACACCCGTCGCCATTGTCACGGCAATCGGTAATGCGGCACGTCAAGGCGTTTTGATTAAAGGAGGCGTCCACCTTGAGGAAACAGGGCGTCTTGATGCCATTGCTTTCGACAAAACGGGTACATTGACAAAGGGCTATCCAGAAGTGACGGATTTCATCGTCAACGAAGGAGTTGCCAAGGAACAGTTGTTGAGTGCAATTGCGGCAGTAGAATCGATGTCCCAACATCCGTTGGCAAAAGCAGTTGTCGATTATGCGCGTGACAATGGCGCAGAAAACGTTGTCGTGACCAATTTTCAATCCGTGACAGGTAAAGGTGCCTACGCGGAAATCGATGGTATGAAAATAGCTATCGGCAGTCTTGGCTGGGCACAGGAACTTTCTACGCTCCCAGAGTCGATATTGCAACAAGCGGCTTCTTTACAACGCGAAGGAAAGTCGGTCATGGCGATTGTCAAAGGCTCAGCCTTTAGTGGCTTATTGGCGGTTGCAGATCCAATCCGTGCAGAAAGTCAGGCTGTTTTAAAACAATTAAAAGCGATTGGCATTCGTCATACGGTGATGCTAACAGGCGACCATCAGACAACAGCACAAGCGATTGCTGATAAGCTAGACGTTGAAGATGTGCGTGCGGAATTGATGCCTGAGGATAAATTGACGGCTGTTAAACAATTGAGTGAACAATATGGTCGGGTCGCCATGGTTGGTGACGGTGTAAATGACGCGCCAGCATTAGCGGCGGCATCCATCGGGATTGCAATGGGAGGGGCAGGAACAGACGCCGCATTGGAGACGGCAGATATCGCTTTGATGGCAGATGACTTAGAAAAACTACCCTATACAGTGAAATTAAGTAGAAAAACATTGCGAATTATCAAGGAAAATATTATGTTTGCATTAGGTTTAAAAATTGTAGCATTACTTCTTATCATTCCGGGATGGCTAACATTATGGATTGCCATTTTTGCGGATATGGGTGCAACGCTACTAGTCGTGCTGAATTCATTACGATTATTGCGCATTCATAAATAA
- a CDS encoding AraC family transcriptional regulator, with the protein MYIAYGGERIEFIEAFIREVEQNRNRGDSTAFFRVEKKLLRHLFLKEKTEAHRAVREVINCIPVHGKSGSVNAVKYYLVSLSSMMARLIESNPRVANRAFTFNTACFMVIDSKLNDHNAVEVAGELIEFYMQLSTEIKRPKLMHNTVNNVISYIDERVETLLTVEDIAKNFNVSASHLSRIFRGNTGSTLVEYINIRKVEESQYYLRFSDKKIADISNQFFFCNQSYFTRIFKKYTGQTPREFRRSSAGDFPQFTISEEKNNLSTVNH; encoded by the coding sequence GTGTATATCGCTTATGGGGGGGAACGAATAGAGTTTATTGAAGCTTTTATACGTGAAGTGGAACAAAACAGAAATAGGGGAGACTCTACAGCTTTTTTTAGAGTAGAAAAGAAGCTACTGCGTCATTTGTTTTTAAAGGAAAAAACAGAAGCGCATCGGGCGGTGCGAGAGGTTATCAACTGTATACCAGTCCATGGAAAGAGTGGTAGCGTGAATGCAGTTAAATATTATTTAGTTTCCCTGTCTTCGATGATGGCTAGGCTGATAGAAAGTAATCCGCGTGTCGCTAACAGGGCATTTACGTTCAATACGGCTTGTTTCATGGTGATAGATTCAAAGTTGAATGATCATAATGCTGTTGAAGTAGCGGGTGAACTCATTGAGTTTTATATGCAGTTGTCGACAGAAATTAAACGGCCAAAACTTATGCACAATACCGTGAACAATGTAATTAGCTACATTGACGAAAGGGTAGAGACGTTGCTCACCGTGGAGGATATTGCGAAGAATTTCAACGTTAGCGCCAGTCATCTATCGCGTATATTCCGGGGGAATACAGGATCCACGCTTGTCGAATATATTAATATTCGTAAAGTGGAAGAATCCCAATATTATCTCCGTTTTTCAGATAAGAAAATTGCTGATATCTCAAATCAATTCTTTTTTTGCAATCAAAGCTATTTTACACGTATATTCAAGAAATATACCGGACAAACACCAAGGGAATTTCGTCGTAGTTCAGCAGGCGATTTCCCTCAGTTCACAATTTCGGAAGAAAAAAACAATCTATCGACGGTCAATCATTGA
- the yidC gene encoding membrane protein insertase YidC, with the protein MKKKIGLVTMLMMTAVFLSGCAGVENKEGTFYDIFVKPMDWLLEFFSNQFNGSYGLAIILITVLIRLVLMPLMLKNYKSQQNMKVKMDALRPEMEDIQKRIKEAKEKDDKEGQAKLQQEMMGLYSKHGVNPLNMGCLPLIIQMPIIMGLYFAILYSPDVKSHQFLWFNLGEPDMIMMVLAGAVYFVQARVSLWTMPEQQQKQMKMFIYMSPIMIMFISFKAMSALPLYWAVGGILLIFQTYLGRKFYYKEVQPVVKEEVVEEAVESTEEVDEPVKLEKKNKGNK; encoded by the coding sequence ATGAAAAAGAAAATTGGGTTAGTAACAATGTTGATGATGACTGCTGTTTTCCTAAGTGGTTGTGCCGGTGTTGAGAACAAAGAAGGTACGTTTTACGATATTTTTGTTAAGCCAATGGATTGGTTATTAGAATTTTTTAGCAATCAGTTCAATGGTAGCTATGGTCTTGCGATTATACTGATTACAGTATTGATACGGCTAGTTCTTATGCCACTTATGCTGAAAAACTATAAATCGCAGCAAAATATGAAGGTTAAAATGGACGCACTTCGTCCAGAAATGGAAGATATTCAAAAGCGCATTAAAGAAGCGAAAGAAAAAGATGACAAAGAAGGGCAAGCGAAGCTTCAGCAGGAGATGATGGGGCTCTATTCGAAACATGGAGTCAATCCATTAAACATGGGCTGTTTGCCATTAATCATCCAGATGCCAATCATCATGGGCCTCTATTTTGCTATTCTTTATTCACCAGATGTAAAATCGCATCAATTCCTATGGTTCAATCTTGGAGAGCCGGATATGATTATGATGGTGTTAGCGGGTGCCGTTTACTTTGTCCAAGCACGTGTTTCACTTTGGACAATGCCTGAACAGCAACAGAAGCAGATGAAAATGTTCATCTATATGTCTCCAATTATGATTATGTTCATATCTTTCAAAGCGATGTCGGCTTTACCCTTGTACTGGGCGGTTGGAGGAATTCTTTTAATCTTCCAAACGTATTTAGGACGTAAGTTTTACTACAAGGAAGTCCAACCAGTAGTCAAAGAAGAAGTGGTAGAAGAAGCTGTTGAATCAACAGAAGAAGTCGATGAACCTGTAAAACTAGAGAAAAAGAACAAAGGTAATAAGTAA